In Rhodospirillaceae bacterium, a single genomic region encodes these proteins:
- a CDS encoding enoyl-CoA hydratase encodes MESSTRTSAVLQTRRRDAILYATLNRPESGNALSLELIGSLQDLWQRLETDISVRAVVLEGAGRFFCTGHDLKEILDSNEEGGEFARRMADACNRMMLSMNRIPQPVIARVHGIATAAGCQLVATCDLAIASADARFGTPGVNIGTWCSTPSVALSRAVGRKHAMQMLLTGRLFPADDAFRMGLVNEVVPADGLDAAVDGLADEIAAKSPYAIALGKRSFYRQLELDIDAAYDFAGEVAARNAHAADAKEGVSAFLGKRAADWPGRDGR; translated from the coding sequence ATGGAATCGTCGACCCGAACATCCGCGGTGCTGCAGACGCGCCGGCGCGACGCCATTCTTTACGCGACGCTCAATCGGCCCGAATCGGGCAACGCGCTGTCGCTCGAACTGATCGGTTCGCTGCAGGATCTCTGGCAGCGGCTGGAGACCGATATATCGGTCCGGGCGGTCGTTCTCGAAGGCGCCGGGCGCTTCTTCTGCACCGGCCACGACCTGAAGGAGATTCTCGACAGCAACGAAGAGGGCGGAGAATTCGCCCGCCGCATGGCCGATGCCTGCAATCGCATGATGCTGTCCATGAACCGCATCCCGCAGCCCGTCATCGCCAGGGTTCACGGGATCGCAACCGCCGCCGGCTGCCAGCTCGTAGCCACCTGCGACCTCGCGATCGCGTCCGCAGACGCGCGCTTCGGGACGCCGGGCGTCAATATCGGCACATGGTGTTCGACGCCCTCGGTCGCGCTCAGCCGCGCCGTCGGCCGCAAGCATGCCATGCAGATGCTGCTGACCGGCCGGCTTTTCCCTGCGGACGACGCCTTTCGCATGGGCCTGGTCAACGAGGTGGTTCCGGCCGACGGGCTCGATGCCGCCGTGGACGGACTGGCGGATGAGATCGCCGCCAAATCGCCCTACGCCATTGCGCTGGGCAAGCGCAGTTTCTACCGGCAGCTTGAACTGGATATCGACGCCGCCTACGACTTTGCCGGCGAGGTTGCCGCGCGCAACGCGCATGCCGCCGACGCCAAGGAAGGCGTCTCCGCTTTCCTCGGCAAGCGCGCGGCGGACTGGCCCGGCCGCGACGGCCGCTGA
- a CDS encoding AMP-binding protein: MPLNLAGHLTRAARRHPDAPAILHGDSERSYAWLDDRVGRLAGGLRRLGLAEGDRVGIVMDIEPRSIECLLGPLRAGLAIVPVNSRLHPAEHAYMLADCGARAVLCSDSRAAGLLGARSRMPVLDHFIVVGSAGPVDPGIEDYEDLVAGAAPVPDVPVGRDTVSWIFYTSGTTGRPKGAVHTHRSLGAMVDAQLIDIWPSGVDERLAHVTPMSHAAGLLVFHQTAGAGAHVFPEFTRFEPEDFYRMVERHRVTKASLVPTMIHRLLDGPWPIRHDISSLKTVQYGGAPLHLEPLRRALDRFGPIFVNVYAQGEAPLACTFLSKSEHRAALETSSRRLTSVGRECHGAEVDVFGPDDTPVGPGAPGEIVVRGDVVMQRYWNAPEASEETLRGGWLHTGDVGWKDEDGYLYVTDRIKDMVIKGGTNIYPREIEEVLHRHRDVAEAAVFGVPDAEWGEAVAAAVVLRDGAQADAAALIGWCSESVAAFKLPADIHFVDALPKSGYGKILKREIRAALYPGAVRRRGSTPIVGQTR; the protein is encoded by the coding sequence ATGCCCCTCAACCTGGCCGGACACCTGACGCGGGCGGCGCGCCGCCATCCCGATGCGCCGGCAATCCTGCATGGAGACAGCGAGCGCAGCTACGCCTGGCTGGACGATCGGGTCGGGCGGCTGGCCGGCGGATTGCGGCGGCTCGGCCTCGCCGAGGGCGACCGGGTCGGCATCGTCATGGATATCGAACCGCGGTCGATCGAATGCCTCCTGGGGCCGCTGCGCGCGGGGCTCGCGATCGTCCCGGTCAACAGCCGTCTGCATCCGGCCGAGCACGCCTACATGCTGGCCGACTGCGGCGCGCGGGCCGTTCTGTGCAGCGACTCGCGGGCGGCGGGACTTCTGGGTGCGCGGAGCCGGATGCCGGTGCTGGACCATTTCATCGTGGTCGGGAGCGCCGGTCCGGTCGATCCGGGGATCGAGGATTACGAGGACCTGGTGGCCGGCGCGGCGCCGGTCCCCGACGTTCCGGTCGGCCGGGATACGGTGTCGTGGATCTTCTACACATCCGGCACCACCGGGCGCCCGAAAGGCGCCGTGCATACCCATCGCTCGCTCGGCGCCATGGTCGATGCCCAGCTCATCGATATCTGGCCCAGCGGCGTCGACGAACGGCTGGCCCATGTCACGCCGATGAGCCATGCGGCCGGGCTTCTGGTCTTTCACCAGACAGCCGGCGCCGGCGCCCACGTCTTTCCGGAATTCACGCGCTTCGAGCCCGAAGACTTCTACCGGATGGTCGAACGCCATCGGGTGACCAAGGCCTCGCTGGTGCCCACGATGATCCACCGGCTGCTCGACGGCCCGTGGCCGATCCGACACGACATATCCAGCCTGAAGACGGTGCAATATGGCGGCGCGCCGTTGCATCTGGAGCCGCTGCGCCGGGCGCTCGACCGTTTCGGGCCGATTTTCGTCAACGTCTACGCCCAGGGCGAGGCGCCGCTGGCCTGCACCTTCCTGTCGAAATCGGAGCATCGAGCGGCCCTCGAGACGTCATCGCGGCGCCTGACGTCCGTCGGGCGCGAATGTCACGGCGCCGAGGTCGATGTCTTCGGTCCGGACGATACACCCGTTGGGCCGGGAGCGCCGGGCGAGATCGTCGTTCGCGGCGATGTCGTCATGCAGCGCTACTGGAACGCGCCGGAGGCAAGCGAAGAGACCCTGCGCGGCGGCTGGCTTCATACCGGCGACGTCGGGTGGAAGGACGAGGACGGCTACCTGTACGTCACCGACCGCATCAAGGACATGGTGATCAAGGGCGGGACCAACATCTATCCGCGTGAAATCGAGGAAGTGCTGCATCGCCACCGCGACGTCGCCGAAGCGGCGGTCTTCGGCGTCCCGGACGCGGAATGGGGCGAGGCGGTCGCCGCGGCTGTCGTGCTCCGCGACGGCGCGCAGGCCGATGCCGCCGCGCTGATCGGCTGGTGCTCCGAGTCCGTCGCCGCGTTCAAGCTTCCCGCCGACATCCATTTCGTCGATGCGCTGCCGAAGAGCGGCTACGGCAAGATACTCAAGCGGGAAATCCGCGCCGCGCTCTACCCCGGTGCGGTTCGGCGGCGGGGTTCGACGCCGATCGTCGGGCAAACCCGTTGA
- a CDS encoding ABC transporter ATP-binding protein, giving the protein MVLDSVSKRYETLGEPVQAVDDVSLTCKPGEFLAVLGPSGCGKSTILLLVAGLVPLTSGTISIGGTVVSKPYTNLGMVFQEAVLLDWRRVMSNVLLQVEMRGLNKKAYRSRAQQLIDLVGLTGFEDSYPFELSGGMRQRVSICRALLHDPPLLLMDEPFGALDALTRDKLNLDLQQIWLASRKTVFFVTHSIAEAVFLADRVVVLSPRPCTVEEILDIDLPRPRDHSVRETPEFGRYASEIRQIFASLGIL; this is encoded by the coding sequence GTGGTGCTCGACAGCGTCTCGAAGCGTTACGAAACCCTGGGCGAGCCCGTGCAGGCGGTCGACGATGTCTCGCTGACGTGCAAGCCCGGCGAGTTCCTCGCCGTCCTCGGCCCGTCGGGCTGCGGCAAGAGCACGATCCTCCTGCTGGTCGCGGGACTGGTGCCGCTGACCAGCGGGACGATCTCCATCGGCGGGACCGTGGTCTCGAAGCCGTATACGAATCTCGGAATGGTCTTCCAAGAGGCGGTGCTCCTCGACTGGCGCAGGGTGATGAGCAACGTGCTGCTCCAGGTCGAGATGCGCGGCCTGAACAAGAAGGCGTACCGGTCCCGCGCCCAGCAGCTGATCGACCTCGTGGGTCTGACAGGCTTCGAGGACAGCTACCCGTTCGAGCTCTCGGGCGGGATGCGCCAGCGCGTCTCCATCTGCCGCGCCCTTCTGCACGATCCGCCGCTCCTGCTCATGGACGAGCCGTTCGGCGCGCTGGATGCGCTCACCCGCGACAAGCTGAACCTCGACCTGCAGCAAATCTGGCTGGCGTCCAGGAAAACGGTCTTTTTCGTCACGCACTCGATTGCCGAGGCGGTTTTCCTCGCCGATCGTGTCGTCGTCCTGTCTCCGCGTCCCTGCACGGTCGAGGAAATTCTCGACATCGACCTGCCCCGTCCGCGCGACCACTCTGTACGCGAGACTCCCGAGTTCGGCAGGTACGCGAGCGAAATCCGTCAAATCTTCGCTTCGCTCGGTATTCTCTGA
- a CDS encoding alpha/beta hydrolase fold domain-containing protein, translating into MEPPGFASIEDVVAFRDSMKIDAGPVAEYPKMARVEERVVLRERDGIPLTAEIYVPKGAGPFPALLYMHGGGWAAGSAIQFRKSAMRLAEAGYVVVNLDYSLAPEHPFPCALEDSIYACRWIAESIGAYNGDPGNVLIAGSSAGANLAAATVVAFKDELLSSLDEGEFAGMPIDFAGALLIYGIYDLYLLSEEEPETWDGMIEWMFNAAYLGPHYLSQYRNPLVSPVCAAHLERFPPTYISCGDEDLLVGQSLALAAALTRVRVPTTLSVVEGLSHAFVHISHILPAAEAEVQRMCRWLEHRAGRAGGSQAPPNQMRDGPGRTGQ; encoded by the coding sequence GTGGAGCCGCCGGGTTTCGCGTCTATCGAAGATGTCGTTGCATTCCGCGACTCCATGAAGATCGACGCGGGGCCCGTGGCCGAATACCCGAAGATGGCGCGGGTCGAGGAGCGGGTCGTCCTCCGCGAGCGCGACGGGATTCCGTTGACGGCGGAAATCTACGTTCCGAAGGGTGCGGGGCCGTTTCCGGCGTTATTGTATATGCACGGCGGGGGATGGGCCGCGGGGTCGGCCATACAGTTCCGGAAATCGGCCATGCGCCTGGCCGAGGCGGGCTACGTCGTCGTCAATCTCGACTACAGCCTGGCGCCAGAGCATCCCTTCCCCTGCGCGCTCGAGGATTCGATCTACGCCTGTCGCTGGATAGCCGAATCCATCGGCGCGTATAACGGCGATCCTGGCAACGTCCTGATCGCGGGCAGCTCGGCCGGAGCCAACCTTGCCGCGGCGACCGTTGTCGCGTTCAAGGACGAATTGCTCTCCAGCCTCGACGAGGGCGAATTTGCCGGCATGCCGATCGATTTCGCTGGCGCGCTTTTGATCTACGGGATTTACGACCTCTATCTCCTGAGCGAGGAAGAGCCGGAAACCTGGGATGGCATGATCGAGTGGATGTTCAACGCAGCCTACCTCGGGCCCCATTATCTCAGCCAATACCGCAATCCTCTCGTCAGTCCCGTGTGCGCCGCCCACCTGGAGCGGTTTCCGCCGACATACATTTCGTGCGGGGATGAGGATCTTCTTGTCGGCCAGTCCCTCGCTCTGGCGGCCGCGCTGACCAGGGTGCGGGTCCCGACGACCCTGTCCGTGGTCGAAGGTCTGAGTCATGCATTCGTCCATATTTCGCACATCCTGCCGGCCGCGGAGGCCGAGGTGCAACGCATGTGCCGGTGGCTGGAACATCGGGCAGGCCGCGCCGGCGGAAGCCAGGCTCCGCCCAACCAGATGCGAGACGGGCCCGGCCGCACCGGGCAATAG